From the genome of Phoenix dactylifera cultivar Barhee BC4 chromosome 17, palm_55x_up_171113_PBpolish2nd_filt_p, whole genome shotgun sequence:
CCCCACACACGAGTGAATGGCTCAGAATCAAACCTCAGTCTACAGGCTATCCTTATCTTAATCGCAGGCATGTGCCGGTAGTCCGGAATGCATGCAAAATGCCTTCGCAGGACTCCTAATATTTCTGCAACCTTAGAATCCATCACACGCAATGGTTCCTTTGGCAAAATGATCCTCTCGATATTCACTTCACCCTCCCCCTCCAGTTCTGTAGAAGGTGTGGCGCTGGTGTCCTTAATTCCTTCAACGTGACTGGATTTAGTGTCTCCATTACTCAAATTAGGTAGTGTTAGTGACCACGACTGTTTAACAAGCAATGGAATGACTCTTTCAAGATGAATATAAGAAGACACTCCAACTGATTTCTTGAGATCTTGTGAGTGACGGGGTGATGGAACTTGAAAGAGTGAGCCAGggtgaggagaaggagagactcCTGAAGGCTGTTCACCGAGATTCATTATGTGCCTCAACTTCTTCCCAGGAATGCAGAGAAGCATCCGCAAGTAAATCCTGAATAGGTTGCAACATTAATTATTAAagtcacaagaaaaaaaaaaataaagccaCAAGATCATCAATCATTACCTAGCATTGTCACGAACCTCCAAGTCCGGAAAGAACTGACAAGTGAATGCCAGGAGGTGTGACAGAGCAAGGAACACTCTGGAGCTGTGATGATGCTTAAGCATCGTCCTGCAAATGCCCAATACCTTGCTTCCCTGAGACCATGATCTCAACCAAGTATCAGGGCCATGTTTATCCGAAAGAGTAACCATATGCCTGGTAAGCAATTCTAACAAACCACGAGGTGGTATCATATCACTCTCAGCAATCCTTTCAAAAATTGGGAAGTATGAAGCTAATCGGTAGCCCGATTCAAGTTTTGGGAGCAAATGCTCGTCGAGTGTCTGAAGCAGCCATTCACCTACTTGCCTATGGGCCTTGCATGCCAACAACCGGTCGACAAAAGTAGCAATCACCGGAACTAATCCATGATGCTCCAATGCCAAACTCACCAACATACTCTGCAGTTAACAGAGAATCAAAGATGGCCAAGTTAAGAGCTCGCACACAAAAACACAATCCTTCTGTAAAACATAGCATGCTAGTATCATATCTTTACCTGAACCGTGTGGAAGATGGTAGACTGCATCAAAACTCCTATTTCAGAATTCTCTGAGCTGCCGCTAGGATGTGGGGCGACTCCAATTAAGAACGTGTGAAGAGTGCGAAAGGCCACCGAGGTCTCGGTGCTCCTTGGTGGTAGCCATTTGAACGCTGAGACACAAACCAATCCATCCTCAAAGAGCTTCACCACTTCCGGCCTTCgaccctccttctcctcctcctcccccttcccctcccCTTTGGAAACATCAAGACTGGCAGCAATGCATGAGAGGACATCCAATTTCTTAGCTTTCAGCGCGAGGGGATCAAACACGGTCGGGTAAAAGTTGGGTGCCAGGGGGGCAAGGGAGGCCCTCCCATGGCCAAGCCGGGGCAAGCCAAGGAGCCAATGGAGAGCAAGAAGACGGAAGATGAGGGGATGGTGGGTCTCCCTGGCAACGAGGGCAAGGCGGCGGGTGATGCCCCGCTCGTCCTCCCCGGTGAAAGCATCTGAGAAGCGGGAATACAGCATGAGAACAACATGGCAGAGGATAGGGTCATAGGAGTAAAGCAGGCCAGAGAACTGCACCTTCAGGAGCGCCGTCACCACCGGCACGCTCTGCTCCAGCACGCCGGCGATGCTCGTGAGCATCGACACAAGCTCCATGGTCGCCGGCGGGGTGAGGGCGTGCGGCCGCTCCAAGAGGAATGCCATCACCCGCCGGATCTCCCTCACATTGAGATCAGAGGGCTCGCGATAGGGGTCGGGAGGGGAGAAGAGGGATTGGGGGGCGGAGAAGGGGACGAGGGGGGTGGAGGTGGAAAGGACggaagagggggaggagaggagaCCGTGAAGGGCGATGTTCCGGACGACGGcagcgaggaggaggagatagCTCTGGGCGGCGTGGGTGCGCTCGGCCTGGGCGAGCACCCAGAGGTGTCCGGCGAcgtcggagaggaggaggggattgGCACGCTCGAGCTCGCGGAGGGACTCGCAGGCGAGGGCGCGGGAGAGGCGGTCGGGGCCGTGGTTGGGGCGGTTGGCGACGGCGAGGAGGACCTCGGTGAGGGACTCGAGGTgggaggcggcggaggggggGAGGGGAGAGGGGAGGGCGGCGACGGCGACGGCGGTGGCGGAGAGGATGGCCTGGTCGCGGACGGCGGCGGCGTCGGGGGATGGGGATTGGAGGAGGGCGCGGAGGGCGTCAAGGAGTGGGGGGAGGGCCGCGGCGGGGGacgggagggggaggagggggaaCGAGTCCTCGAGGAAGATGAGGAGGTGGGGCTTGAGGGCGGAGGGGAAGTCGCGGCGGAGGAGGGCGTGGAGGGCGAGAtcgaggag
Proteins encoded in this window:
- the LOC103717108 gene encoding uncharacterized protein LOC103717108, translated to MEKQASGRHPPAGAPPPLQLSPQDWETLIDDFQSGVHGRFARWLSLPLLDLALHALLRRDFPSALKPHLLIFLEDSFPLLPLPSPAAALPPLLDALRALLQSPSPDAAAVRDQAILSATAVAVAALPSPLPPSAASHLESLTEVLLAVANRPNHGPDRLSRALACESLRELERANPLLLSDVAGHLWVLAQAERTHAAQSYLLLLAAVVRNIALHGLLSSPSSVLSTSTPLVPFSAPQSLFSPPDPYREPSDLNVREIRRVMAFLLERPHALTPPATMELVSMLTSIAGVLEQSVPVVTALLKVQFSGLLYSYDPILCHVVLMLYSRFSDAFTGEDERGITRRLALVARETHHPLIFRLLALHWLLGLPRLGHGRASLAPLAPNFYPTVFDPLALKAKKLDVLSCIAASLDVSKGEGKGEEEEKEGRRPEVVKLFEDGLVCVSAFKWLPPRSTETSVAFRTLHTFLIGVAPHPSGSSENSEIGVLMQSTIFHTVQSMLVSLALEHHGLVPVIATFVDRLLACKAHRQVGEWLLQTLDEHLLPKLESGYRLASYFPIFERIAESDMIPPRGLLELLTRHMVTLSDKHGPDTWLRSWSQGSKVLGICRTMLKHHHSSRVFLALSHLLAFTCQFFPDLEVRDNARIYLRMLLCIPGKKLRHIMNLGEQPSGVSPSPHPGSLFQVPSPRHSQDLKKSVGVSSYIHLERVIPLLVKQSWSLTLPNLSNGDTKSSHVEGIKDTSATPSTELEGEGEVNIERIILPKEPLRVMDSKVAEILGVLRRHFACIPDYRHMPAIKIRIACRLRFDSEPFTRVWGAASFALDSEEVDGLPALYATTITFSSTSKYGSIPPCRVPFLLGEPSRTGFDIVPVDNSCEEEDSSFCASVMIELEPREPVPGLIDVAIKANAENGQIISGSLQSITVGIEDMFLKAGIPPDITEDGVPEYCMDLFHALWEACGNSANTGRETFPLSGGKGAVAINGTQSVKLLEVLADSLIRAIERYLAPFVVSVIGSPLVNVVKGNEVIRDVVWGEDSENFAGSNVGALVPYSDNVLLGLPYAEEESDADNPPQVSKRNMGTFLVLIFLPPRFHLLFQMEVSDASTLVRIRTDHWPCLAYVDEYLEALFLT